The DNA sequence ATAATTCACTGCCCTGGCTGCAGTACATTATAGTTAATCGCAAACTGGGTCGCTAGTATAGCTTGGAAGGATCAGTTCCATATggcttactgtatgtaaggaGAAAAGTTCCAGAGAACTAAACACGGAGCAGCACATTTGAGCTGATCTGCAAAGgtgctttgatttttaaaaggcTCAGTTCAGATTTCTTCCCATGAGTTCAGACTGCCATAGTGCTGTCGAGTAATGGGTAGCAGGCAAATGGAAAAGAGACACATGATCTGGGAGGCAAAGCTCTTTTTTTACTAAGACCAGAGAAGCCATTTCCTCTAACTTTTTCTAGAGTTTTGCAGCGAGCTGCCTTACATGACCCTTTCCAGAGATAAAATTCTAGGCTAATACAGTACCATTTGCTACATTATTTTGTGAGAATCCTGTCATGAATTCATTTTCTGTGGGTACAATTTGAGTTCGATTGTAGGCTGTTGCTACAAGAACTTGATAACTAGGTTTATGTTACTGGGGCGAAGGTGTTCTACAAGAACAGCACCTGTTAAGATAGTCAGTGGGAACCAACATCTGATTCTTGTTAAATGTAAGCTTGTAAACAATATTTTCAACAGTAGAGGAGGCAAAGAGGAAAAATGTActgcaaaaaatgttaaaatcacGAACCCTTAGTTTCTGTCGATTAACTGTTGTTCTGTCATGAGGAGAGAGTGGTGAGAAACGAATGTCGTTTGTTCTCTCTATCATTAAGGACTCCAAGATGGGTTTTGGGATCGCGGTGTCTGGGGGAAGGGACAACCCTAATGCGGAGAGTGGCGAGACATCCATCATAGTTTCAGATGTGCTCCAGGGTGGCCCCGCTGATGGCCTGCTCTTGTATGTACTGACTTATTTATTGTTCCTTTCATTCATCTTCTCCTTCCAATTAACGGGAATTGGCAAATCTTGTCTTTTTATATGCTGGAAGGCATTCAAAACACAGCATAATGCTATTGGTTACAGTACTTGTTCATTGTACTTTCAATGCCTGTCAGTATATGTAGCCCCTGCGTGACGATAAgagctgtttttaaaacattagtaTTTAATTACTAACAAAGTGTATTTTCCATATTCAAGTACATAACTTACTTTAAAAGTAATCAAGTTACTAAAACGTATACTGAAAGCAAATTCTCATCATACTATTTTTTTACTTGGAAGTTTTATCgggttaaaaaaaaccttttggaGATGAGTGTCAAGTgaatctttaatattttttttttcttgcagtgaaaATGACCGGGTAATTCAGGTCAATACAATACCCATGGAAAATGTGCCTCATTCATTTGCAGTACAACAGCTCAGAAAGTGTGGGAAAGTGGCAAAGATTGTAAGtattacatatttaaattaaatggctgtgttttctgtttgactTATTGTCGAGCCTTTTTTAAGTCTTTTATATACTCAGCTTTACAATGTGCTCGAGATGGGGTTTGAAAGGGAATTGGGACTATAGAGAACAAAGAACAGAAGGCATCACAGTTAAATTCGTATATTAAACAgcagcacattttttaaagaatataacTAAGGTGGAAATACCTATACTTCAAATATACTGATTTTAATTTGAGAATCATGCCACTCCAAATCAAGTCGTTTAGCAATCAAATATGGTAGCTAAAAGCTTGAGTACTGCTTGCTAAAAAAGGAAGTTCTACTGGTCAGTATTGCTGGGGCTGACATAACATGGGGAAAAGAGCTAACCACCAAAATAACTGAGTGAGTGACAAACTACATTGGATCAGCCTTGTTTAAAAACCACGAGAGCAGAACGTAGACTTAGAAATAATCTCTAAATCTACATTGCAGGTAGATTTGAATGGCGATGTGTTTAGCATAAAGTCAcaagcttttgtgttttttggttCTCTGCAGACCGTGAAGAGACCCCGGAAAGTCCCAATACAGATCACAAAGCGCGCCCCGACTCCCGAGGTCGAGGACCGGGTGTTCCACGCGGGAGATTACGACGACGACTATGACCGCAGGAGCGTACACAGCGCGCGCAGCGGGCGCATGGACCCTGGCTGGCACGGGGGGAACGGGGGCCCGGGCTACCCCAGGGATCACAGCCTGGAGCACGAGCAGGCCGGCTACAGGGAGCCGGAGTACCGCGGGCGCGAGCGGGACCGCGACTACGGCCGAGAGCGCAGCAGGGGCAGGAGCGTCGAGCGGGACCTGAGCCCCGAACGCGATTACCGGCGAGACGGCAGCCGCGGCCGCGCCCTGGACAGGGACGGGAGCCCCGAGAGGGCGAACCGGAGGGAGCGCAGCCGCGGCCGCAGCCTGGACCGGGACCTGAGCCCCCCGCGCAGCTACAGCAGGGACCCCAGCTACGAAAGGGGCTACGACTACCGGGCCCCACTGAAGCAGGACCCGCGGGCAGACGAGAGGATGGTGAGGACCCGCAGCCGAGACCGCCTAGAGGACCGCAGCCCTTCCCCGGTGCTGCCCCGAGTCCGAGACCGAGAGCCGCTGGAGAAACCTGTCAGCGTCCTCTTGGTGAAGAACAAACCCAATGAAGGTAAAGAGCCAAGATCCTGAGGTGCCATCATTTCTCATTTCAAGCTGTCAGGTGTCTGGAATGATAGGTATTTATGCAGTAGGTACTCTTACATACCTTAACTACTGCATTTTTTAGTTGAGTTGATtttagcaggtgtgagcctggtcagtacctggatgggaaactcctggggaaaaagtaaggttgctgctgaggtgttagtgaggccagtaggtggcgctcacccttcagtctgtgtgggtcctaatgccccagtatagtgacgaggcgctgtcctttggatgacgCATAAAattgaggttctgactctctgtgaccATTAAAAATCaggggcatttctcgaaaagagtaggaccctggtgtcctggccaaatttcccattggcctttaccaatcatggactcttaataatccccatctatggtTTGGCTTCATCACCCTGTTGTCCTCTGTAAAGGAGGAGAACGTTATAATTGCCGTCGCATTACCTTTACCCCATTAcacataaagtgctttgagtggagtatccaggaAAGaggtatataagtgtaaggaattattattaaatgttaccGAGAACCTTAACATAACTGGTTGTATAGACAAACATATTTcataaaacttatttttcacTGGAAAAGCATAACCTTCTAATAGcatttacactttttaaaaaatatttcttttggaAGAGGAACAGGTTGGACTTCATTCAATTCATGACACATTTTTCTTAGCAATGGATATATACCATTTTACAAGGAAACCATCATCTATATGGAAATCCAGTGATATTTGTAATTGTATTAGAGATTTTGTACTTCCATGCCGAACACAGTTTTCCATTAAGAAATGTAGAAACTTGATTCTTTTTAGAACGGCCGAAAATGGTCTTGAGAAAACTGGGGGATAGGGGTGGCTAGATTTATAGAGGAATATGTTAAGGAAAGAACAACACCCTGTTAAATAAATCATATTGgggattattttattattttaaaataaaggaatgaaagaaaatgtacaaaatgtacagaCGAGGTGGTGGCCCCCATCTTTTGGTGGCAGTTGCTTATTGCTGTATGGATCTCATTCAGCTTTTCCTCAGAAGGATTCTGGGGAATCTGCTTTAACCAAGTTGGCAGGCAGCTCActccaccaccctttgtgtaaagatgtgatCCCTGATTTCGGTCTGAAACGCACATCCTCTTAGTTGCTACTAGAAAGCTTGGGTGCTTATTTCACTGTTGTACATGAAATAGTTCCTTGGGTTGATATCAGTATCAATGCCTATACGATTTTATATACTTGCATAAAGCACTcttgtaaataaataaagatttaAGGCATGTCATGTCTCCTTATTGAGAAATAGCTTCTATAATTTAAACTGCATGTGATATTATAAAATACAGATGATTTTTAAGTCTTCTGTCATTGGCTTCAGTTTATTTTGCTGTGCAGGCACTAGTGGTATTAGGATCTAGCActttatttggtttatttatGACGCCCTTGCCATTCATTAATCTCAGCCGAGAGACTTCAACATTTTAATACTCGCTACCCTGCATTAAAAGTTTTAGGTATCTACATTACTCCATACATCAGCAGTGCAAGAACTAATtaatttttgatgttttttttaaataaaattaataatataagGGAAACAAGATGAATGCCTGTCTTCATATGCCTAGCAGAGAGATTAAGTTACTGGCTCTCCTTTGTCTGGGAGGATAACAAGGGAAACGgccataaaacaataaaaaaggatATAAACTAGAGGAGACCATTTAGTCCATCTAAGTTATTGTTTGCTTAGTAGTTAACTGATCTTAGAGCATCTTATATAAGGATTTTATTGAAGGTCTTCAGCAGCAGAGTTTGTGGTACTGTAGATTGTTCCAAGCTCTCACACCCCTctgtgaaatattaaaagatgTGAAGAAGTGACTCCCTTTTTGAGAGTTAACTGTACTGATCCATTCTCATCTagtattttaattgtttgattTGTTAACCATTTGAGCCACCAGGCTTTTTAATCATGGGTTGATTCTGTGCTGTTCCTCATTTGTTTGAATACCAAACCTTTTTTTGGGACTCTTATCGGTCTAGTTTCAAAATTATCTTCGAAGTATATATTCCGATCGCAGTTCAGAacgttttgaaatgtactgAAATTCTATCATAACATCCGCTTTCTCTGGGGTTTTCTGCCAGACTCATGTTGTCTCTTTGTTTCATAGAATATGGTCTTCGGCTGGGAAGTCAAATATTCATCAAAGAAATGACAAGCACAGGTCTTGCAGCCAAAGACGGCAACCTGCAAGAAGGCGATATCATTCTGAAGGTAAATTGCTTTAGGCAGAATTTCATGGCTCCAGTGTGTCCTCATTTAGTTCTTATCAGTGAACATAATTACCACATTTCAATTAGAAGCCAACACCCCAAAGCCTTTTATGCTCAAGGGAACAGTGCAGTGGTGTTTCCTGGCGTatggtgtgtttgtgtttttcaggaAACAAGGAAATCCTGAAGTACAGCAAGTATGTTCTGTTCTCAGCTCAGACCAAACTGAAGAGACTTCTTGTGTGATTATCTAAGATGTTCTCTTCTGTAAAGTTGGTGCTTTTTTCTAACAGCCTGCTGAGCATAAAAGGCCACAGACACGGAACAAAACTTTACAAGAGTTTTAGGATAGGTTCTTTGGTAATCTGGAATAGTTTGAAAGATAATGGTGTGCttattttgactttttctgTGTCCACTTTTTAGAAGACCCTAAGACATATATTGTTTTCCACACACAATGCTGCTGAGAACAGCACTAATAAAACTTGCAGTGCTTTTTCTCCAAAATCAGTTTATATTTTTTGTCAATTGAAATTATAGCTAttgggaactgaacccagatcAATAACAAATTCGATGATGATGTAGTCCAGtgagttcatttaaaaaaagattgtttaTGGTTTGTTTAGCAGTTGGCTTTATTTTAATACCCTAATATGTGTTGAAGATGAAAGGAAACAAACTCTTCCTGGAGCTGAAAGTTTCTTTTTGATCCCTCTTCGAGCCTCAACAGTTttttcttcaggtgctgctgtgCAGTAAGAGCAGACTCTTCTGAGCTCTTCTAATTTTTTACATAATTTCCATTTCAAATGATCTGCTTTAATTGAGCAATTcaataattgttttgaaagCAATGTAACTAGTAAACCCTTCTATTAAGAGCGAAACTCAAGATACTTTAACTCGCATGATCTCTGAAATGTCATGGAGTCCTGCTGGTACAGCATGTGTCACTCAGcatttcctttatttatttatagagaaaaaaattaaactagGTTTAATGTTGTGCCGCACCCTGACAAGTACATTTAAAGGCCTGAAATTGCTTGCTCTCCAGTTCTTTGTTGTTTTATGTGATGAAGTGATATGACCTCCAAAGAATTTAATAGACTTCCAAGATCAAATAATTAATATGGCATGGAAATCCTCCAGTTTGCTGTCAAGGCAAAccaagttaattttattttttagaaaaacaatctTCAACTATCCCAAAAAAGTTGAAACcatcatttagtttttttttcccccaaaaaattATCCACTTGTTTGTGATCCGTGCTCGTTTTCCCCAAATCAGATCAATGGCACAGTAACGGAGAACCTCTCCCTGAATGATGCCAGGAAGCTGATAGAGAAATCTCGGGGAAAACTGCAACTCGTTGTCcaaagagacaacaggcagacTCTGATCAGGATTCCAGCCATGGTGGACAGTGACTCTGAACCTGACGGTGAGTAGCCAGAGGGAGCCTTGTGCTAGTGACATAGCTGTAAGCCAGAGGTGCCCAGTCCTGGTGACCCACAGCCCTGTTGACTTCAGTTCC is a window from the Lepisosteus oculatus isolate fLepOcu1 chromosome 3, fLepOcu1.hap2, whole genome shotgun sequence genome containing:
- the tjp2b gene encoding tight junction protein ZO-2b isoform X7; the protein is MQLRILCIFKELLNIASNICFFCTEKKEDPSLRHRCIRDQPTLFSASSTWDRHYWTTEVRYLPDTRPLSAPRFIQPHQTPGMEETIWEQYTVPIQRDSKMGFGIAVSGGRDNPNAESGETSIIVSDVLQGGPADGLLFENDRVIQVNTIPMENVPHSFAVQQLRKCGKVAKITVKRPRKVPIQITKRAPTPEVEDRVFHAGDYDDDYDRRSVHSARSGRMDPGWHGGNGGPGYPRDHSLEHEQAGYREPEYRGRERDRDYGRERSRGRSVERDLSPERDYRRDGSRGRALDRDGSPERANRRERSRGRSLDRDLSPPRSYSRDPSYERGYDYRAPLKQDPRADERMVRTRSRDRLEDRSPSPVLPRVRDREPLEKPVSVLLVKNKPNEEYGLRLGSQIFIKEMTSTGLAAKDGNLQEGDIILKINGTVTENLSLNDARKLIEKSRGKLQLVVQRDNRQTLIRIPAMVDSDSEPDDNMSYF